From the Pontiella agarivorans genome, one window contains:
- the nusG gene encoding transcription termination/antitermination protein NusG, with product MVFNFPEGQHWFAVRSKPKKERVAASTIAAQQRLEVFCPLIRFRRKTKRGAVWFQEAMFPGYFFVRFDMAEKKRAIAYSTGVLTIPLFNERYVPIPDEVIHSIRRDLDEDGSVDAAAPLEVGEETTILDGSMRGLKVTVIKVMPAEDRVAVLLEMLGTMVEAEFATHELERRNKLRLNTE from the coding sequence ATGGTATTCAATTTTCCAGAGGGTCAGCACTGGTTCGCGGTGCGTTCCAAACCGAAAAAGGAGCGGGTTGCGGCATCGACGATTGCGGCACAGCAGAGGTTGGAGGTTTTCTGTCCGCTGATCCGTTTTCGGCGCAAAACAAAGCGCGGGGCGGTTTGGTTTCAGGAAGCAATGTTCCCGGGGTATTTTTTTGTTCGTTTTGATATGGCCGAGAAGAAGCGCGCCATTGCGTATTCGACCGGTGTGTTGACGATTCCTCTTTTCAATGAGCGCTATGTGCCGATTCCGGATGAGGTCATTCATTCGATCCGCAGAGATCTGGATGAGGACGGTTCGGTTGATGCCGCCGCTCCGCTGGAAGTGGGCGAGGAAACCACGATTCTGGACGGTTCCATGCGCGGGCTGAAAGTGACCGTGATTAAAGTGATGCCGGCGGAAGACCGGGTTGCGGTGCTGCTGGAAATGCTGGGTACCATGGTGGAAGCGGAGTTTGCGACTCATGAGCTTGAGCGGCGTAATAAACTCCGGCTGAACACGGAATAG